The stretch of DNA gggaaatatatgtacactatataccTATAGGGAGCACTTTACTCGCTAGGAAGGCAGAGTAGTCATAGCTCCGCGATTAATGTAAATTCCTTCGGATTAAAACAAACCGAAGTTTGTTTTAAGTTTGTTTCTTCggcaaaaactgtttgagttaactgtgttaagttcgagttatctaaagcaatttatcattgcgtaggAACGGACTAAagaatccgttcgagttaacaatgtgttcgaaatatccgtggccgagttatccatgtatGATTGTATTTATTTTCCAAAATGAAAGTTGCTACAAATGTAAATGAGACAATGACGTATACCATAACAGAATTCCAGGGAAaggaataaaataaaacattctaGGAAAAGTTTGACACAGtcaaacttttagtattttactaaaagttaATAAAGGTTACTAAAAGTTGATTCTTGAACTTATTAACCATCAACTGTTTTGGtaacactttttattattggttaACTGCTGTTATTATTGGTAACACCTGTTATTATTGGTAACACCTGTTATTATTGGTAACACCTGGTAGCCTGTTTGCTAAAAGTTCTAGTAGAAATGAATGAGGATGTACAATCATTTTCTATCCGACTGTTTAAATACTTCGTAGAGGCATGCTTCTTTATAACTAAGCTAAATCGTTGTGGCACGAGTAAATTATGTAATAAACTTGTATAGACATGTTATTATTCCATAAATTCTCAGATTCTTGTCTTGGGTCATTAAGTATTCTGTGAGAACCGGTATTTCTACCTCCTAGAACAGAGTTTGAATAGTTGAATTCCTTAATGTAGCTTGATAGTTCGTCATGTCTTTTTATCAATCATAAGAATGAACGCATTTTCAGGGTTGCCCTGAAAAGGCAAACTTCAGCTTCCATGTTTTGTGGTATTTTTGCATGTGATACCTAGCATTGAGTTATTCACCCACAGTAAGGTTTTTTTTTCCTAATACCATCCATCTGCAGGTTAttcatataaaaattattagtaTCTCAGCTTTTTAGTTGTGGCTCTCAAATGTATTCCCACTTCGAGTCTATTGATGGCTAGTTCTCAATTGGGAATTTGCTAGACAACTGCTCCACTATTTTTTTGCAACTTCTCGGCTCGAGAGGCTTGAGGTCGACAGTGAGATGATAGTGATGAATGTTACAGCTGCTTCATAAATGTTATTCATGGTTCTTCCTTCTGGTGAATCTAGTTGTGGTTTAATTTTTGTGATTCTCCTTAATATTGAAGGTACTCTTCAATGAGATACTTACCAGAGATAATtttagaaataattaatttagTTGATATAGCCAGATTGTTTTCCTAACTACTGCGAAAATGCTGAAGTATGTGATAATAAGTAGGCCTATAATCGTAATAGATGAATTCCTAATACAATGGAAGTACAATATTGAGTCAATAGATCTTTAGCTCAACTTCTTTCCTGACTTTAGTAATTCCGGTGTGTAACTCTATGCTACTATTTATTGTACTTTAGTAATTCTGGTGTGTAACTCTATGCTACTATTTATTGTACTGTAGTAATTCTGGTGTGTAACTCTATGCTACTATTTATTGTACTTTGGTAATTCTGGTGTGTAACTCTATGCTACTATTTATTGTACTTTGGTAATTCTGGTGTGTAACTCTATGCTACTATTTATTGTACTTTGGTAATTCTTGTGTGTAACTCTATGCTACACTATTAATTGTACTTTGGTAATTCTGGTGTGTAACTCTATGCTACTATTTATTGTACAAGAGCCAGTTTTAGTTTTGCATTTGATTGTTGTTAATATTCTCATTTTGCTTTTCATTGCACTTTCAGAATATTATGATTTCTTTACGGCAGGCTCGAGGGTTATCTTATCTTTAATCGTTGTTTTATCATTCCTTCAACCACTCAAGAAGTACAGCCCTTAAGCACTGTTTGTGATAACTTGTACACCATCTTGGTGGTAGTGAGTGTAAGATTTAGGTAAAGCCTGTTCAGTTGGCATACTTGCTCAACTAGTTTAATTAGGAATTTATTACTAGTATCACTAGCAGCATGGGCATAACCAGCAGACAGTGCATTTTGGTCTAATGAAAAGGTAACCTCGGCGAGTGTTAGTCttatttcagtagattttattgaatgaTTTATTCACTCTCCATTGAtaattaactagaaattccactgtcatgcagcccacgaccaaagagatggccagagatattggcaaaaaaataaagggtactaatggttgagaaatgcaatattagcaatcaaatggctctgcagtgcaataggataactgcaatggtagctgtaatgtactgggtgtgggtgttattatatacaacaataagcaataatgaatggaaaagatgtttatattttccccctgcaacaggagaaatgcaatattggccaatattagaagtaaaatgcactgatattcttagaataatcaattttattaatatagtaataatagaaaaccaatacaaaattttatttacatttcaaaacgtcataggtagcaatatcgaaaagttgtggtatttatataggtttttagaaaatttatttaaaaagtgtttggtcatgacaaacaacaacaatgaaaggaaaatattacacgtttatatctctcccttgcaataggagaaatgcaatgttggccaatattataagtaaaatgcactgatattattaaaataaccaatattcttaatatagtaatacagcaataatagaaagttatcgttattatactttaacgactttacattccgatgcttaaatttcttgatgaaatttctagccaagggttcgtctcattgttgatgaataattttcgtaagttgtgtgcacatgcatttatcataaaaactcccacacatcGCTCCACTCGTTTGCTCGTGGAATGACTTTAAATTCTATTATACCATTGCTTCTGTTTCCTAAACTAATAACTCATCTGAGAATGAGCACAATgtaaataaatagaatattcaaagaatgaaaaaaaaaaattttgtatcgTAGTGTTGGTGTGTTTAATGAAAAAAGATTAAATTTTTAGAGGCTTTCTTAACCTCTTGTCAACATTCTCCTGAAGTATGTGTTCTCGCCGTTtgatattatgattataataaaatattggtaCTAATGTCATCGCTATTAATTTTCAAGGTTTTATAGATAGTGGTAGTAGCTACTTCTATGGTCCTCGAATTCTGTTTACTTTAGAAAAGATTCATAACCATTTTATTGAAGACGAGAGCTACTTGCATCAACTGGGAACCAATAAAATGGATGAGTTTAGTTGTTCTAATCTTGTTCGAAAAAGTCCACTTGTCTACTTATCtgctaattttatttaattactaaCAATTTCTTTGAAAATGCATGTAACTAGTAAATACTGTAACTAGTAAATACTTTATTAGTGTGTTACTAGAAATCTATTATAATGAGCGCATCAGGTGAAGGTAATGGAAAAGGTTAATGTGGCAATAGTATTCCGCAAGTGAATGTTTTATTTCAGCTTTTTCGTTTCACTTTTTTCATCTTTAGCGTAGTCATGAGGCCTACCGGTGAACACAAATAGTGTTATTCATACAGGAATCAGGCTGTATGACATTATATAAAGCAAACCCCTATTATCCGTGCCGATAAGCAGTATCATGTATTTGGGTCTTTGAATGGTAAGAATTTATTGCTTTGCTCTAACAGCGCCGGCAAATTTATTCACTTTGTTGTTCACTGGATTTCCATGCTTTATCCTTACTATGAGTCATAAGTCCTTTGCAGACACATTTCCACGTACATGTATGCAAAGATAATCAAAGTTGTAAAGTTGCAAGCTGTTGTTCTCAGGGGTGCAAGAATCAATTGTGAACACAAATGAAGTGTTTTTGCTGTCACAACAACTTGTCTATGTGAATTCGGATTTACATTTCTTGTATcgcaaaacctctatttaaacaccacctttatttaaatgccacctttaatagaatgccactatagaagaagggtgaaaaatacaacgccacccttcGATGGTGCACCTGAAAAGATTGATCACCACAATCATGAGAACTACCCACTGATTCGAAGTAACTAAGGTCTAAAATTCTAGTTTATCGCTGAGGCCCTAATTCACTGGCCAGTATTACATCCCCAGATGTTATTAGCTGGGAGAAAAAAATTATGGAGTAAAATTCGAAAGCTTTTTTATAGTTAAATTGTCACTGTCGAAAGTTAGTTTTCCCAGTTGATTGTTGCGACTTTAGTGAAAAGAACAGAAAAAGTGCAAAACAAGGTAGTCACACCCTAAAATTAACCTAAGTATTCAAAATGTGGTACATTGTTTGATCAATGCTTTTTTGTCTCGGTTTTTTCTGTGGTTTTTTAAATAAGGTATAATGAACGTGCTGTGATAATCTAACAATAGTTCTACTGCTGCCACAAATCATCTTAATACATCTACTgaatatttttacttttcacTTCAGATAGTCTGTCATTTGTTATGGTTCTtaaactctttcgctaccgtaagccgatatatcggcttttcaATATTGTTTCACTTTTTTTAATTACGAAGCCTATACTATAGGTagaccaataaaattttgtctccagtgaaacaatcttgttgccaatcacttgACATCAATAGAAACCTTTTTGGCTAAACATTTCCAGCAATTCGCGGTGATAAAAGTATCAACCATAAAATgatatatcggcttatcaataggatttcacttttcttttcattacgaagctcacgcattagctagaccaatcaaaatttgtctccagtgaaacaaacttgttgccaatcacgtgcactTAATAGAAAATTCTTTGGTTCAACGATTCCATTTctaatcatttttcaaaacggcaaaaccagatcgttatcgtcatggcaagAAAAAGCGCTCCGCGTTCGTTCAATGCAGTGGAATTCACTTTGCACTTAtcttgtagggaattttgtGTTGAATAAGATTCATTTTACAGTAACACTATATCTGCTTTTActctcgagatattgcttaaatactagcggtatatcggcTTTTCAAAAAATTCGTTTTTTTAGTTCAGGCAGAATGTTCATTCGGTAAGATTTTAATGAAGTAGTGAGCGAGTTAACGATCACTTTTAGATAGTGATGTTCACTAAAACAAACCTTAGTTTCTCAAGCATGTGTACTAACGATTATAAAACCATATGGTAAAAAGTAGAATAAAAACAGCTTTggtcaaataattaaaatatgacAGATTTTTACAGATGTGTCAGCGTCAGCAAGGGTCTCCAGACACTCATCTTGGGTCTTTGATTACACAGTTTATGTTCATGTCTAAAATAGGATCTAGCCAGTATCTTAGCAACCTGACCAGAAGGACACATGGAGCACAAGCTAAGTTTTTTGTTGTCATTAAGGCTCAAAGTATTAGGTCAAACTGTAGATGTACAATATCAAGCAAGGTTgggcaaaaaaataaagatcATACTTTGCTTGCCATTAGGAGGAGTCTATACAAGCTGAACATAGTTTGAATGATTACATTGTGGCCGTTGTTTTAGAAATTTGGATATGGAAACTCCGAAACCCAAAACATTGATGATCTTTGACTTTGATCACACTCTAGTCAACGGGAACTCAAATGTCGAAATACAGAGATTTCAAACAATTCCCTTCACGAAAGAAATTAGGGAATTGTGTAGGAGTGGTCAGAACTACATGGGAGTTATCTACTCTATCCTTCACGACAAAGGGGTGACACCGGAAGAAATGAAAGCACGAATATTAACCATTTCTCTTTTGCCGGGAATGAAGGAACTCTTCACGTATCTCAGTAGTGACAAGTATGAAGTAATCATCGTCTCCGATGCCAACACTGTTTTTATAGAGTGGATATTGACCGAATACGGTATTCGGCAGCAAGTGCGTGACATCTACTCCAACCCGGCAGAGTTCAACTCGGATGGCAAGCTTATTATGAAACACTATCATTACCAGAATAGTTGTGATCTGTCCTCACCTAATATGTGTAAAGGTAAGTTGATTGGCACCCCGTTTTAATCTCTTTGTTTGTCTGAGAATTCTAAGAATATTTAGTAGAAAATCAATACGCCATTTACCTTGTGTTAGAAAATGTCGTCGGCTGGTGATTGAATCAAAGAGTTGCTGTTTTTTCAGGTCAAGCAAGTTTTTGAAAGTTATTCAAATCAATGCATACGTAAATGTCATCTTTCAGTTTTTCAGTCTAGCCATACCAGCTGTTTGCAGATTTGAGTACTAATCCATAGCATTTTCAAATCGAATTTTATGCTCCGCAGTATGTAGATGTTTGATATATGTTGGTTTTACGATTAGAATGAAAAAGTCGGACTCCATTCTTTTGCTTAAAGACTAGAATTTGCTTCAAATAATTCACTGTCAAATCACTCACCTTTCTATCCATTAACAACTCAAATCATTTACCCTTTCATCAAATCAAGTCAAatcttttgcatttttattggTTGTCAAATCATTCGCAATTTCATCGGTTGTCAAATCAATTCAATTACTCCTCCTTTATCTGGGACCACTTCAAGTTACCCAGCCTTAATTATGTTACCAAATAAAGGCAATTTTGGTGCTCTTCAAGTCAAGTTTGAATCATTTGACATGACCTAAAATCTCTCTAAGTGCAGTTCATtgctttttatttgaaatatagGATTACTTATATCCAGCTGTTCAGCTTAAAATTCACAATAGTTTTTTCCACAG from Watersipora subatra chromosome 2, tzWatSuba1.1, whole genome shotgun sequence encodes:
- the LOC137387695 gene encoding pyridoxal phosphate phosphatase PHOSPHO2-like, yielding METPKPKTLMIFDFDHTLVNGNSNVEIQRFQTIPFTKEIRELCRSGQNYMGVIYSILHDKGVTPEEMKARILTISLLPGMKELFTYLSSDKYEVIIVSDANTVFIEWILTEYGIRQQVRDIYSNPAEFNSDGKLIMKHYHYQNSCDLSSPNMCKGDIVDKHVRKRQLEGVEYTRLCYVGDGGNDYCPSLRLSSKDYVFVRADYDLENMINENPGELKAKVILWSSGRAILDTLKTFDA